Sequence from the Microbacterium dextranolyticum genome:
GGGCAACAACCGCACCGCGATCGAGCTGGAGGTCGACGAGATCGGCCCCTCGCTCCGGTACGCGACGGCGCAGGTCACCCGCGCCGCATCGGGTTCCGGCGGTGGCGGCAGCTTCGGCGGCGGCCAGCAGGCTCGCCCGCAGGTGCAGCAGCAGGAGGAGCCGTGGGCGACCCCCGGTTCCGCCGCTCCGGACGCGTGGAGCGCTCCGGGCTCGTACGGCGACGACACACCGTTCTGATCCCCTCGGGCTCAGGAACCACAGAGATTCCGGATGCTCCGGCATCCGTTCACACGTAAGGGAAAACAATGGCTGGAAAGGCTACCGGCGATCGCCGCAAGCCGCGGAAGGGCGCGAAGAACGCTGCTCCCGCGAAGGCGATCCGCGTCGGCGTCATCGATTACAAGGATGTCGCGACGCTTCGCAAGTTCATCTCGGAGCGCGGCAAGATCCGTGCCCGTCGTATCACCGGTGTCTCGGTGCAGGAGCAGCGTCTGATCGCCAAGGCGATCAAGAACGCGCGCGAAATGGCGCTCCTGCCTTACGCCGGCGCTGGCCGCTAAGGAGCACCCATCATGGCAAAGCTGATTCTCACGAACGAGGTTGCCGGGCTCGGAAGCGCCGGCGACGTCATCGAGGTCAAGAACGGGTACGCCCGCAACTACCTCATCCCCCAGGGCTTCGCCGTGGCGTGGACCCGCGGTGGCGAGAAGCAGGTGGCGTCCATCCGCGCCGCCCGTGACGCCCGCGCGATCCACGTGCACGAAGAGGCCGTGGCGCTCAAGGACGCCCTCGAGGCGGCCAAGGTCAAGCTCACCGTCAAGGCCGGCAAGGAAGGTCGCCTCTTCGGCGCCGTCAAGCCCGCCGATGTGGCCGACGCCGTGCAGGCGGCCGGTCTGGGTGACCTCGACAAGCGCAAGATCCACATCACCGCGCCGATCAAGGCCGTGGGCGAGCACGAGGCGACCGTTCGCCTGCGTGACGACCTCACCGCCGTCATCACCCTGCAGGTGGTCGCCGCGAAGTAATTCGCTGCGCGCACGGATGCCGCGACTCGTCCTTCGGGACGGTCGCGGCATTCGTCATTTCCGCGGACGTGGGGGTGCCGGCTCCAGGCACGTCACCGGCACCCCCGTGCCGGGGCTCACTCGATGCGCGAGCGACGACGGAGCGTCAGCATCACCCCCAGCAGGATCGCCACCGCCGCTGCGGCCAGCGGAAGGTAGTTCAGCGCGCCACCCGTCTGCGCGAGCGAGGCCGCCGGCATGGCCGCGGACGCCGCCGAAGTGCCGACCGTCACGACGTGCGTGCCGGAGGTCGAGCCGCTGGGACCGGTCGGGCCCGTCGGACCGGTGGGACCGGTGGGACCGGTGGGACCCGTCGGACCGGTCGGGTTCGTGGGGTTGGTCGGGTTGGTCGGGTTCGTCGGGTTCGGGGGGTTGGTCGGGTTGGTCGGGTTCGACGGACCGGTCGTCGGGTTCGTCGTGGTGGAGTCGCCGATGACCGAGACGGCGTTGCCGGCGACCGTGATCGGAGCGCTGATCGGTGCGATCAGCTGGGTGCCGCCGAGGATGCTGCCCGCGCCGTTCGTGACCGCGGTGATCGCGCCGCCGTTGTGTCCTGCGCCGCCGGTCGTGGCGGCTCCGGTCGAGGTGGCGTCGCCGATGACCGAAAGCGCGTTGCCGGCGATCGTGATCGGCGCGGTGATCGGTGCGATGACCTGGGTGCCGCCGAGGATGCTGTCCCCACCGGTCGTGGTCGCGTCGATGCCGCCGGTGCCGGTGCCGGTGCCGGCGCCTGCACCGTTGCCGGTGGTGGTTGTGGCGTCGGTGGAGGTGGCGTCGCCGATGACCGACACGGCGTTGCCGGCGATCGTCACGGGCACGTGGACGGGTGCGATCACCTGGGTGCCGCCGAGGATGCTGTCCTCGCCGGTTGTGGTCGCGTCGATGCCGCCGGCGCCTGCACCGGTGCCGGTGCCGGTGCCGGTGCCGGTCGTCGTTGTGGCTCCGGTCGAGGTGGCGTCGCCGATGACCGATACGGCGTTGCCGGCGATCGTCACGGGCACGTGGACGGGTGCGATGACCTGGGTGCCGCCGAGGATGCTGTCCTCACCGCTGGTGACGGCGTCGACGGCCGGGGCGGCCGCCTCGGACGTCGGAGCGGATACGGTGGCAGGCTCTGCGGATGCCTCGGCCGGTGTGGTGGTCGTGGCATCCGTCGACGTCGCGTCGCCGAGCACCGAGACGGCGTTGCCGCCCACGGTGACCGGCAGCGAGACGCTGATCAGCGCCTGCGAGCCCGACCCGATGCCGTCGTCTCCGCTGGTGGAGATCGTCGGCAGCGGAGCCTCGGCCGGTGCGGTGGTCGTGGCATCCGTCGACGTCGCGTCGCCCAGCACCGAGACGGCGTTGCCGGCAACGGTGACGGGAGCGTCGATCGAGATGAGGGCCTGCGTGCCCGACAGCAGGCCGTCGTGACCGGTGGTCTCGGCCGCCTGGGCGACCGTAGCGCCGAGCAGGGTGATCCCGCCGGCGACGAGCGTGCCCCACAGGGCGCGCGAAACGATGGTGTTCATGATGTCTCCTTGACTGAGGGTGTGGGTGCGCGCCGCGGCGCGCGGGTGGATGCATGCCGCCTGAGGCGGCCGCACCCCCGTCAGTCGGGTGAGACGTCGGTGCCGAGGATCGGCGCAGGGAGGGCGGAGTCGTCTCCCGGACGGCCACGGCGCACCCAGGCACGGTGTGCGGCGAGAAGTCCG
This genomic interval carries:
- the rpsR gene encoding 30S ribosomal protein S18 is translated as MAGKATGDRRKPRKGAKNAAPAKAIRVGVIDYKDVATLRKFISERGKIRARRITGVSVQEQRLIAKAIKNAREMALLPYAGAGR
- the rplI gene encoding 50S ribosomal protein L9, encoding MAKLILTNEVAGLGSAGDVIEVKNGYARNYLIPQGFAVAWTRGGEKQVASIRAARDARAIHVHEEAVALKDALEAAKVKLTVKAGKEGRLFGAVKPADVADAVQAAGLGDLDKRKIHITAPIKAVGEHEATVRLRDDLTAVITLQVVAAK
- a CDS encoding chaplin family protein, translating into MNTIVSRALWGTLVAGGITLLGATVAQAAETTGHDGLLSGTQALISIDAPVTVAGNAVSVLGDATSTDATTTAPAEAPLPTISTSGDDGIGSGSQALISVSLPVTVGGNAVSVLGDATSTDATTTTPAEASAEPATVSAPTSEAAAPAVDAVTSGEDSILGGTQVIAPVHVPVTIAGNAVSVIGDATSTGATTTTGTGTGTGTGAGAGGIDATTTGEDSILGGTQVIAPVHVPVTIAGNAVSVIGDATSTDATTTTGNGAGAGTGTGTGGIDATTTGGDSILGGTQVIAPITAPITIAGNALSVIGDATSTGAATTGGAGHNGGAITAVTNGAGSILGGTQLIAPISAPITVAGNAVSVIGDSTTTNPTTGPSNPTNPTNPPNPTNPTNPTNPTNPTGPTGPTGPTGPTGPTGPTGPSGSTSGTHVVTVGTSAASAAMPAASLAQTGGALNYLPLAAAAVAILLGVMLTLRRRSRIE